The region TCGTGTTTTAGCATTTCAAGAATGCATGAATACTCTGAGGTTAAAAGAAGATGCATTTCTCTGCCATCCACATGCTCTACATGAACTCCGGGCTTTTCCAGCCCGCTCATAAACAGCAGCGTATATTTTTGGACTTTCGTAACAAGGTCATGCAGGAAGTTTTCATACTTTGTTCCTTCGCTTCCGCAGAAGAGGAGCCTCTGTTCATCGATGTCTTCGTAGATCATATCCACTATCATTCCAAGCTGCCGGTCGTCTTCCCACATGGCTTCCAGCCCATGATCCCATGCGGTCGATGTCTGCCTGATTCTCTCCGTGTCGCAAAATCGATTCCACTTCTCTACAACAGGACCGACTACTGCTTCAAATATCTCTTCTTTATTCGAATAATGCCTGTATAACGCCGTAGCGGAAATCCCGACTTGTGAGGCAATGCTCCGCATCGACGCGTCCTCGAATCCTCTTTTTATAAACTCTTTTTTTGCGACCTCAAGGATCTTGTCTTTCGTGTCCATTTGCTTTCCCCCTAAAG is a window of Amygdalobacter nucleatus DNA encoding:
- a CDS encoding TetR/AcrR family transcriptional regulator, with the translated sequence MLGYRIKNLLDKSAIPNYNVNVVNVYDVNISLGGKQMDTKDKILEVAKKEFIKRGFEDASMRSIASQVGISATALYRHYSNKEEIFEAVVGPVVEKWNRFCDTERIRQTSTAWDHGLEAMWEDDRQLGMIVDMIYEDIDEQRLLFCGSEGTKYENFLHDLVTKVQKYTLLFMSGLEKPGVHVEHVDGREMHLLLTSEYSCILEMLKHDFSYDEARHYAYTVAMFFTEGWRKFLGF